ATCAATATTTCTACATTCTCAGAAGGAATCTACATTGTACAGATAAAAAACAAAGACGAAATCATTCTCTCAAAAAAAATAACGGTCAGCAGATAATTCATTCATCAACAAACACTCAGACATCTAGTAATCAACAATATAAATACATTGTTTAAGCTTAACAAAATAATTATTTTTTATCATTTAAAAACTCACACTTTATCGTGTGAGTTTTTTTATGTAGATCTTCATACAAAGATTATCCTGAAAATTCAAATCAGCAAACCAACAATATCATGGTTATCATTTTTAAAACAAATAGATTAAAAGAGACAGAAATATTTAAAATTCGCATAAAAACAATCAATAGATTCATGAATCTATTGATTATTAACCAAACAAGGCATGCGTTTTGTAAGAATTCTTCAATAAATACAGTTTAACATTTAAAAATTTTTAATCATGGCAGAAGTAATTGCACAAGAAAAACAAGGCAGCAAACAAAAGAAAAAAATGATCAGAGTAGATATGACTCCTATGGTAGATCTGGGATTCCTATTGATTACATTCTTTATGTTCACAACCAATTTTACAAAACCTAATGTAATGGATTTAGGACTACCCGCAAAGGATCCCAATACTCTTCCGACTGATCATGTAATCGGAGATCAAAATCAGGTTACATTTATCCTCGGGAAAGATAACCGTGTATTTTATCATCAGAGCAACCAGAAAGATTTGAATACAGGGAATCTTAAAGAAACTGATTTCAGTGGAATAAAAATTTCAAAAATCATTTCTGAGGCTTATAAAAATGCGCCGGTACCTAAAAACTTCACCGTAATCGTGAAGCCAACGGACGAAGCTAATTACAAAAATTTTGTGGATATGCTGGATAATCTGGCCATTTCCAAAAAGGAACGATATGGCGTAACTGATATCAAACCTTGGGAAACAAAGGTTTACAAGGAATTAACTCAATAAAAGACAAAGAGCATTTTTTAAATGCTCTTTTTTTGTTTAAATTTGAAAGAAGAAATGGATCTTCAGTACGTAACCGGCTGTATTATTTTTAACCTTCTATAATTTTGGAATCATGCTGAACTTTGAAAGAAAAGGAAACGGAAAAGAAACATTGGTACTTCTTCACGGATTTATGGAAAACCTATCCATCTGGAGCGATATGGAGCATCATCTTTCCAAAGATTTCTCTCTGCTCAAAATTGACCTTCCCGGCCACGGGCAGTCTGAAATTCTTGCGGAAGTTCACACCATGGAGCTGATGGCCGAAGAAGTAAAAAAGGTTTTAGACAATCAGCATTTAGAAAAAATTCACCTTTTGGGACATTCTATGGGAGGATATACGTCTCTCGCTTTTGCAGAAAAATACCCCAACTCTCTGAAAAGCTTAACATTATTTTTCTCCACCTATTTTTCGGATGACGAAGAGAAAAAACAGCAGCGCATCAAAAGCTACAGAATCATTAGAGATGCATTTGCCCATTATGCAAGAGCTGGCATTCCCAATTTATTCAATCCCAATGAAAGAGATATACTGGAGGGAAAAATTGAAACAGCTCTTGAAACAGCTCTATCTACCAACAATCTGGGTGCTCTTGCCTGTGTAAAAGGTATGGTAGAAAGAACTGACAAAAAACATATCCTGGAAAATCTGGAAGCTAAAATTCTGATTTTGGCAGGTAAGCATGACAACGCTGTAAAAACAGATATGATGATCAAACATCTTCCGGACAGGACAAATATCAAATCTTATATTCTGGACTGCGGACACAACGGACATTGGGAAAAACCTGGTATCTGTGCCGAAATCATCAATACAGAACTTCTTCACAACCTTCCTAAGAAACTTCTTTTATGACATCAGTTTCCTGATAGGATTAAAGTCGTGTTTAATAAAAAAATCCTGTATATTAGTAGAGAATAATATTCGTAATGGCTTTATTCTCATTCAAAAAAAAGAAACCACCGGCACCACCGGTTATCGGGCTTACACTTTCAGGCGGAGGAATGCGTGGGATTGCTCATATTGCCGTACTGAAAGCTTTGGAAGAATATAATCTGAAACCGCACATTATCTCTGGAACCAGTGCAGGCTCTATTATTGGTGCTTTTTATTCTTTTGGAAAAACACCGGATGAGATGATGGAAATTGTACGCCAGACTTCTTTTTTTTCCCGATCAGCTTTAAAATTATCAAAAAATGGAATCTTTAGCTCCAATTTCATTTTAAAACTGTTCAAAGACTATTTCCCGCAAGATAACTTCAGTATTCTGGAAATCCCCATGTATGTAGCCGCGACTGAAATGACCCACGGTATTGTAGATTTCTTTTCTGAAGGAGAACTTTTCGGCCCGTTGCTGGCTTCTTCCAGCGTACCTTTTATTCTTCCTCCGGTAAGGATAGGTGAGAAAATTTATGTAGATGGAGGTGTGCTGGATAACCTTCCCATTGAACCCATTATGGATAAATGCAATTTCCTTATTGCCTCCCATGTCAACTCGATCAGCTATGATGAATTAAGGAAAATGAGTCTGATGAAAGAATTCGACAGAATCCTTCACTTAGCCATTGCAAAATCTGTGTATTCTAAGGCAAAATACTGT
The window above is part of the Chryseobacterium sp. MA9 genome. Proteins encoded here:
- a CDS encoding biopolymer transporter ExbD, with translation MAEVIAQEKQGSKQKKKMIRVDMTPMVDLGFLLITFFMFTTNFTKPNVMDLGLPAKDPNTLPTDHVIGDQNQVTFILGKDNRVFYHQSNQKDLNTGNLKETDFSGIKISKIISEAYKNAPVPKNFTVIVKPTDEANYKNFVDMLDNLAISKKERYGVTDIKPWETKVYKELTQ
- a CDS encoding alpha/beta fold hydrolase, with amino-acid sequence MLNFERKGNGKETLVLLHGFMENLSIWSDMEHHLSKDFSLLKIDLPGHGQSEILAEVHTMELMAEEVKKVLDNQHLEKIHLLGHSMGGYTSLAFAEKYPNSLKSLTLFFSTYFSDDEEKKQQRIKSYRIIRDAFAHYARAGIPNLFNPNERDILEGKIETALETALSTNNLGALACVKGMVERTDKKHILENLEAKILILAGKHDNAVKTDMMIKHLPDRTNIKSYILDCGHNGHWEKPGICAEIINTELLHNLPKKLLL
- a CDS encoding patatin-like phospholipase family protein, yielding MALFSFKKKKPPAPPVIGLTLSGGGMRGIAHIAVLKALEEYNLKPHIISGTSAGSIIGAFYSFGKTPDEMMEIVRQTSFFSRSALKLSKNGIFSSNFILKLFKDYFPQDNFSILEIPMYVAATEMTHGIVDFFSEGELFGPLLASSSVPFILPPVRIGEKIYVDGGVLDNLPIEPIMDKCNFLIASHVNSISYDELRKMSLMKEFDRILHLAIAKSVYSKAKYCNIFLDPPKMTKYSLFNKRYMDEMFQQVYEYTCGELEEKGFRKVL